One genomic window of Etheostoma spectabile isolate EspeVRDwgs_2016 chromosome 5, UIUC_Espe_1.0, whole genome shotgun sequence includes the following:
- the commd1 gene encoding COMM domain-containing protein 1, translating into MADVEAAKSLSGLLSGIAQKVYYDNSEITEELLKDELYPELSHEQFQALHEKMKGLLKSIATADMDHAQLEAFLTAQTKRQGGGGVTAEQAAALSRFWKSQRVRVRESLLAQSRWEPGLRGLSWRVDLQTAASRGDAAHGGPVALMELELGRAGQDSEFVCLEFDEAKANQVLKKMSDIQESIDRIVHRT; encoded by the exons ATGGCGGATGTGGAAGCAGCGAAGTCTCTGAGCGGACTGTTGAGTGGAATAGCGCAGAAAGTGTATTACGACAACAGCGAAATCACAGAGGAGCTGCTGAAGGATGAGTTATACCCCGAGCTGTCGCACGAGCAGTTCCAGGCTTTGCACGAGAAAATGAAAGGCCTCCTAAAG TCCATCGCCACCGCAGACATGGACCACGCCCAGCTGGAGGCCTTCCTCACGGCCCAGACCAAGAGGCAGGGCGGCGGGGGGGTGACTGCCGAGCAGGCCGCCGCCCTCTCTCGCTTCTGGAAGAGCCAGCGAGTCCGGGTGAGGGAGAGCCTGCTGGCCCAGAGCCGCTGGGAGCCGGGTCTCAGGGGTCTCTCCTGGAGGGTGGACCTCCAGACCGCAGCCAGCCGGGGGGACGCGGCCCACGGCGGCCCGGTGGCCCTGATGGAGCTGGAGCTGGGCCGAGCCGGACAG gACTCGGAGTTTGTGTGTCTGGAGTTCGACGAAGCCAAGGCGAACCAGGTGCTGAAGAAGATGTCGGATATCCAGGAGAGCATTGACAGAATCGTTCACCGCACTTAG
- the LOC116688926 gene encoding rRNA/tRNA 2'-O-methyltransferase fibrillarin-like protein 1, translating to MARLCWMVVALGVFLSDSVAAQEPEPGINNQNDLGSTVGPVAKIPQDQDTEDLQQVSTGDHEGQVSQEGGTGGEEGTALSTGTGIEMGEDIGKGGKGGKVKCKGGGKRRKGGKGKRKKGGKRRKGGKGKRKKGGKRRKGGKGKRKRGGKRRKGGKGKRKRGGRRRKSGKRRGIRSAEEQRYE from the exons ATGGCTCGCCTGTGCTGGATGGTCGTGGCTCTCGGCGTCTTCCTGTCTGACAGCGTGGCCGCTCAGGAACCGGAACCAGGCATCAATAATCA GAATGACCTCGGTTCCACCGTCGGTCCGGTTGCGAAGATCCCACAGGACCAAGACACAGAGGATCTCCAGCAAGTCTCTACGGGTGACCACGAGGGTCAAGTGTCCCAGGAAGGGGGGACAGGCGGGGAAGAGGGCACAGCCCTTTCAACGGGCACAGGCATAGAAATGGGTGAAGACATAGGCAAAGGTGGAAAAGGGGGCAAGGTTAAGTGTAAGGGAGGCGGCAAACGTAGAAAAGGGGGCAAGGGTAAGCGTAAGAAAGGAGGCAAACGTAGAAAAGGTGGCAAGGGTAAGCGTAAGAAAGGCGGCAAACGTAGAAAAGGGGGCAAGGGTAAGCGCAAGAGAGGCGGCAAACGTAGAAAAGGTGGCAAGGGTAAGCGTAAGAGAGGCGGCAGACGTAGAAAAAGTGGTAAAAGACGAGGAATACGTAGTGCAGAAGAGCAACGGTACGAGTGA